The Humulus lupulus chromosome 3, drHumLupu1.1, whole genome shotgun sequence genome window below encodes:
- the LOC133825481 gene encoding uncharacterized protein LOC133825481, translated as MVIPILKLLISVMGQSRKKEEEVSRASIHQELVRLELKENEEEPVLKSNLEEKKEEKEEEKEEEKDEEKIVDRYLSGEEMGSRNGSDDGNENVNEDGYRNGSENENENEDEDEDEDRKREVEENDNEDGGVGEKKSGNEIENGSEVNNGSGEMDKKFRLSLQVSYRKR; from the coding sequence ATGGTGATCCCGATTCTGAAACTTCTGATCTCGGTCATGGGGCAGTcaagaaagaaggaagaggagGTAAGCAGAGCTTCTATTCATCAGGAGCTTGTgaggttggaattgaaggagaacGAGGAAGAGCCGGTTCTGAAATCGAATTTggaggaaaagaaagaagaaaaagaagaagaaaaagaagaagagaaggatgAGGAAAAGATTGTTGACAGGTATTTGAGTGGAGAAGAAATGGGGAGTCGGAATGGAAGTGACGATGGAAATGAGAATGTGAATGAGGATGGGTATAGGAATGGGAGTGAGAACGAGAATGAAAATGAGGATGAGGATGAAGATGAGGATAGGAAGAGAGAAGTGGAAGAGAACGATAATGAAGATGGTGGAGTGGGAGAGAAAAAGAGTGGAAATGAGATTGAAAATGGCAGTGAAGTAAATAATGGTAGCGGTGAGATGGATAAGAAGTTCCGATTATCTCTGCAAGTCTCCTATCGTAAAAGATAA